In the Alkaliphilus oremlandii OhILAs genome, one interval contains:
- a CDS encoding DUF2200 domain-containing protein, with protein sequence MTKHRIDTMSVASVYPLYVTKAEKKGRMKTEVDEIIRWLTGYSQEELEVQLEKQKDFETFFAEAPQMNPLRTMIKGVVCGVRVEEIEESTMQEIRYLDKLIDELAKGKAMDKILRK encoded by the coding sequence ATGACCAAACATCGCATCGATACAATGAGTGTAGCAAGTGTCTATCCCCTTTATGTTACAAAGGCGGAGAAAAAAGGACGTATGAAAACAGAAGTGGATGAAATCATCCGCTGGTTAACAGGATATAGCCAAGAAGAGCTAGAAGTCCAACTGGAAAAACAGAAAGACTTTGAGACCTTCTTTGCAGAAGCTCCTCAGATGAATCCTTTGCGGACTATGATTAAAGGAGTAGTTTGTGGCGTCCGAGTAGAAGAAATCGAAGAATCAACGATGCAGGAAATTCGTTATCTGGATAAGCTGATTGATGAGTTAGCAAAAGGAAAAGCGATGGATAAGATTTTACGAAAATAA
- a CDS encoding RNA polymerase sigma factor encodes MDIETMIDIYKDDVYKLCLKLTNNKIDADDLFQDTWLKLYSNFHKLNDQKTYKNWIYTICINTYKDSYSKKKRWLNIITDFFDSKVQHEVMEHQSSTIDETEFIIFNTIEKKTIQNLIKDLDEKYKLPIILYYYLDYSYVDIASILNIPIGTLKYRLNQGKKLLKTKLENI; translated from the coding sequence TTGGATATAGAAACCATGATTGATATTTATAAAGATGATGTTTACAAACTCTGTCTTAAACTAACGAATAATAAAATAGATGCTGATGATCTTTTCCAAGATACATGGTTAAAATTATATAGTAATTTCCATAAATTAAACGATCAGAAAACTTATAAAAACTGGATCTACACAATATGCATTAATACTTATAAGGATTCTTATTCGAAAAAGAAAAGATGGCTAAACATTATAACGGATTTTTTTGATTCCAAAGTTCAGCATGAGGTTATGGAGCATCAAAGTTCAACCATAGATGAAACAGAATTTATAATCTTTAATACTATTGAAAAAAAAACAATACAGAATCTGATTAAAGACTTAGATGAAAAATACAAACTCCCAATCATACTTTACTATTATTTGGATTACAGCTATGTTGATATCGCTAGTATTCTTAATATACCAATAGGAACTTTAAAATATAGACTGAATCAAGGAAAGAAATTATTAAAAACAAAACTAGAAAATATTTAA